A window from Flavobacterium sp. 83 encodes these proteins:
- a CDS encoding histidine phosphatase family protein encodes MKNLILIRHAKSSWEAPLHDKDRPLTNQGMKDAHLVSSHISNYIPKTYMIWSSSAERASETAMIFAQNISYPIESIDYKDELYTFDENKLEKVIKSCNNDIESVILFGHNEAITNFVNKFGDAFINNVPTAGFVALQFDTDNWDAIKNGKTKKIIFPKELK; translated from the coding sequence ATGAAAAACTTAATATTAATTCGGCATGCAAAATCGAGTTGGGAAGCTCCATTACATGATAAGGACAGACCTTTAACAAATCAAGGAATGAAAGATGCTCACCTTGTTTCTTCACATATAAGTAATTATATACCTAAGACATATATGATTTGGAGTAGTTCAGCAGAAAGAGCTTCTGAAACAGCAATGATTTTTGCTCAAAATATATCTTATCCCATAGAATCTATTGATTACAAAGACGAACTTTACACTTTCGATGAAAATAAATTAGAGAAAGTTATTAAATCTTGTAATAATGATATAGAAAGTGTTATTCTTTTTGGACATAACGAGGCTATTACAAATTTTGTTAATAAATTTGGAGATGCATTTATTAATAATGTTCCTACAGCTGGATTTGTAGCTTTACAATTTGATACAGACAACTGGGATGCTATTAAAAATGGCAAAACCAAAAAAATAATATTTCCGAAAGAATTAAAATAA
- the ppk1 gene encoding polyphosphate kinase 1, whose product MLENRYIDREKSWLAFNARVLQEAADDSVPLLDRLRFLGIFSNNLDEFFRVRFAAIRRLSLSGISGEKYLGGISAQQLVKDITEIVIQQQSESLRILNIIETKLETENIFIINENEISREQENFLKDFFIQKLSPELVTIILNDLAEFPLLKDTLGYLAVKLVMNHTSEVRYAVIEIPKTINRFVVLPSNNEKQYVILLDDVIRHNLKSIFNIFDYQSISAHMIKITRDAQLDIDSDLSKSMIEKISTSVKDRRIGEPVRFIYDQLIEKDTLQFFLDKMKIVTTDSIIPGGRYHNRRDYMNFPNLGRFDLLYQTNEPLPIPGLSLEGSILEKISTKDYLLNAPYQSFSYLTKFLREAALDPKVTSIKITLYRLAKNSQIISSLINAAKNGKKVTVQIELQARFDEASNISYAEQMKTEGIELIFGIKGLKVHSKICVIERTEKDKIKRYGFISTGNFNESTAKVYTDVTLFTSHQQILKDINKIFEFFDINYRVHRYKHLIVSPHYTRTRFYKLIDREILHASAGRKTHIKLKMNSLSDFKMIDKLYEASNAGVKIRLEIRGICSLIPGIPGMSENIEAISIVDNYLEHSRIYIFGNAGQTEVYISSADFMTRNLDGRVEVTCPIYDQEIKNELIDNFDLGWKGNVKARYHSFKLDNKYRVRNHNPIFRAQLETYKYYRNKIDVLEEIV is encoded by the coding sequence GTGTTAGAAAATAGATATATTGACAGAGAAAAAAGTTGGTTAGCTTTCAATGCAAGAGTACTTCAAGAAGCTGCAGATGATTCAGTACCGTTATTAGATAGATTGCGATTTTTAGGTATTTTTTCTAACAATCTTGATGAATTTTTCAGGGTTCGATTTGCTGCAATTAGACGATTAAGTCTTTCAGGAATTTCAGGAGAAAAATATTTGGGGGGAATATCAGCACAACAATTAGTAAAGGATATTACCGAAATAGTAATTCAGCAGCAGTCTGAAAGTTTACGTATTTTAAATATTATTGAAACAAAACTTGAAACAGAAAATATATTCATTATTAATGAAAATGAAATTTCAAGGGAACAGGAAAATTTTTTAAAAGACTTTTTTATCCAAAAATTAAGTCCGGAATTAGTTACAATTATATTGAATGATTTAGCAGAATTTCCTTTGTTGAAAGATACTTTAGGATATTTGGCTGTAAAATTAGTTATGAATCATACCTCTGAAGTTCGATATGCCGTAATCGAAATTCCAAAAACAATTAATCGATTTGTTGTTTTGCCTTCGAATAATGAAAAGCAATATGTAATCCTACTTGATGATGTCATAAGGCATAATTTGAAAAGTATCTTTAATATTTTTGATTACCAAAGTATTTCAGCTCATATGATTAAAATAACCAGAGATGCGCAGTTAGACATTGATAGCGATTTAAGCAAAAGTATGATTGAAAAAATTTCAACAAGTGTGAAAGATAGAAGAATAGGAGAGCCTGTTCGTTTTATTTATGACCAGTTGATAGAAAAAGACACACTCCAATTTTTTCTCGATAAAATGAAAATTGTCACGACTGACAGTATTATTCCTGGGGGTAGATATCACAATAGGCGTGATTATATGAATTTTCCTAATCTAGGCAGATTTGATTTATTGTATCAAACTAATGAACCTCTACCAATTCCCGGATTAAGTCTTGAAGGAAGTATATTAGAAAAAATTAGTACTAAAGATTATTTATTAAATGCTCCTTATCAGTCATTTTCATATCTAACTAAATTTTTAAGAGAAGCGGCTCTTGACCCAAAAGTAACTTCGATTAAAATCACGTTATACCGATTAGCAAAAAATTCTCAAATAATAAGTTCTCTAATAAATGCTGCCAAAAACGGAAAAAAAGTGACTGTGCAAATCGAATTGCAAGCTCGTTTTGATGAAGCTTCTAATATTTCCTATGCAGAGCAAATGAAAACTGAGGGAATTGAACTTATTTTTGGAATAAAAGGGCTAAAAGTCCATAGTAAAATATGTGTAATTGAAAGAACCGAAAAGGATAAAATCAAAAGGTATGGTTTCATTTCTACAGGGAATTTTAATGAATCAACAGCAAAAGTGTATACTGATGTGACTCTATTTACAAGCCACCAACAAATTCTAAAAGACATTAATAAAATTTTTGAATTTTTTGATATTAATTACAGAGTACATCGATACAAACATCTTATCGTTTCTCCTCATTATACCCGAACCCGATTCTACAAACTGATAGACAGAGAAATTTTGCATGCTTCAGCAGGTAGAAAAACTCATATAAAATTAAAAATGAATAGTTTATCAGATTTTAAAATGATTGATAAATTATATGAAGCCAGTAATGCGGGAGTGAAAATACGACTAGAAATTAGAGGTATTTGTTCTTTAATCCCTGGAATTCCTGGGATGAGCGAAAATATAGAAGCAATAAGTATTGTAGATAATTATCTGGAACATTCGAGAATTTATATTTTTGGAAATGCTGGACAAACAGAAGTCTACATCTCTTCAGCTGATTTTATGACCAGAAATCTCGATGGTCGAGTAGAAGTTACTTGCCCTATTTATGATCAGGAAATTAAAAATGAACTCATAGATAATTTTGATTTAGGTTGGAAAGGAAATGTAAAAGCAAGATATCATTCCTTTAAATTAGATAATAAATATAGAGTAAGAAATCATAATCCGATTTTTAGAGCGCAATTAGAGACTTATAAATATTATCGAAATAAAATCGATGTTTTGGAGGAAATTGTCTAA